The Lewinellaceae bacterium genome has a segment encoding these proteins:
- a CDS encoding type II toxin-antitoxin system prevent-host-death family antitoxin translates to MDVTSYSHFRQKLKYYLDLVFDKHEPVHVTRQNGEDVIVMPKSDYDAMQETFYLLRNPKNAERLLKGIKQYEEGKGTERELIEA, encoded by the coding sequence ATGGATGTAACCTCCTATAGTCATTTTCGGCAAAAACTTAAATATTACCTGGATCTTGTTTTTGACAAACACGAGCCAGTTCACGTAACCCGCCAAAACGGAGAAGACGTAATTGTTATGCCCAAAAGTGATTATGATGCCATGCAGGAAACTTTTTATTTATTGAGAAATCCAAAAAATGCTGAACGATTGTTAAAGGGCATTAAGCAGTACGAAGAGGGAAAGGGAACGGAGAGGGAGTTGATTGAGGCGTAA